The nucleotide sequence gcagcgattacgcgactgctcgcttccgatcgtctacttcctctacgtccgcgtcgccttcgtcatcaccatgtccaccgacgccgaccgtgccgccgccgagaaagctgaagccgacaagaaggtcgccgaggacgccgctactgccaccaaagccgcggcctctgcgtggcctactggagggtataattCGTTTATCctgctcctgattattttcatattagcagtactagcagtatgtgtagatttgtctactgtttgcttagtacgtgcatgtttagatcagagtcagtacgtcatcaacttagtcaatgccatgctagtgatttactcatggattaatttaatcgagaaattgcctatttactcaacagttGCAGCCAGGTTCCGGACAGAAGCATGGCGCGTGGGGGCATGACTTGCCATGATCCTCCACCTCGTGATAGTGCGTCTTCACGGTTGCATCGGTTGTACCCGCCGGGGAGGGAGCACGTGTTGCAGTTCTCCTTGTTTATGAGTTTGCCATGGCACGGTGAGCAGATCACATGCCCAACGACGCACTGTGTGTCAACAAGAAAACACATCATGATTTATCCTGAAGTCCTGTTTGAAAATGATGAGCATGCTGAAAACAACAGTGGGGAACCATGCAAAACTTGATTGACCAATTTGTTCTTGGAAATGTTGTGCTGGTGGCAGAACTCACTACATAATCTTTGAACAAGGATACAATTCGCTCGCCACAGGTATCCCCAAGTCAAGGATGCTCTCGATTTGTATTGGCGTTTTTGGAGTTGAGGAAAAAATTGGTGTTAGTTGTAGGATGGAAGTGGCCAGATTATCTGGTCTGGAAACTAGGCAGAATTATCTACATTCTGTAGCCAAAAACAGTACTTGAGTGCTATCCGTTTACACGGCAATAAGCTTGTCACAGGTTGCTTACCCTCCACAATTTTTGTTCGCACAGTTAAGTTCCTGACTAAAACTCggaagatttttttttgaaagcaaaaACTCGGAAAAATTTGTGGCCCTAAGGGATAGAACGGTGAGAGCAAtctattgtgtgtgtgtgtgtgtgtgtgtgtgtgtgtgtgttgttcctTGGGTGTAGAAACTGATCCCCTTTTCTTTACTTTGTCATATGGCAAGCAAATACAGTATTTGTGTAGGTGATTCAGTATGTATTTGAATTTAGCCGTGCCTTTTCCCTATCtgtgatttttattttatttctgatAAAGGTGTGCGATTCCTCTGTGTATCAAAGAAGGAAACACACCATGGTTTCATATTTATATGCATGCTTGTGAAAATGAAAATGCATGATCTTCTTCACTTCCAGTTCAGAGGTTGCAGGGGGGCAACAATGAAGAACCAATAGTAGCGAAGGCAAATGAAGAGAAGCGACGGTGGAGGATGAGAGACCTGGAACACCGGAGGCCGGAGGGGGCCGAAGCAGATGGTGCAGTCGAGAACATCCGGGTCGATGATGCCGCTgatgcctgccgccgccgccgccatctcgctCATCTGCTCCGGCCGCTGACGGTGATCCCCTTTCCTCctcttattgccgctgcagctctcCTCCATTGCTCATAGGCAGCTGCGCTACTAGTCCACCACCACAACTTAGCGGTGAAGAAAAATCCGTGGCTTGCTCCATACGCTGCAGCGTGAGTGCAGGGTGTACTAATTACCTAGCCGTTGTGTGCATTGACGTGATGCGTCGAGGCAGGGGCGGGGAAGAGGAGGCTAGTACTAGGCTATAGTACTATCTAAGCTAGCCGTTCCTTTTTTGGTTTTGAAATCCGCGGTGATGCTCcggtttttttttcatttcggcTTTGGTTTTCAGGAACTTTTTGGTCATATATTCTTATGTGGGTTCCTCGAGAAAGGTGATGACGTGGCTATTCTGCACCTGGGCTGAGGGCATGAACAGTAAACTGGTTTAAACAGTGAAAAAAATTCAACAAATCCGAGTTTATTTGTGCTGGGAAAAAGTCTCATTTGCATGATGCTCGTTCAAAATTTGGTGAGGTTTGTACATTTGAGGAGCTCGTGGTAATTTTTTTATGGATGAGACTTCTGAAAACGACACTGCTCGCAACCGATTTTGTCTTTTTTTTATCACGAGCTCCTTGAATGTCTATACGCTCTGAGATTTTGCACCAACATCATGCATTTGAGCATCTTACGCCATAAaaataattccattttttttgtctGCGTTTTTCTTACCTTAACTGTTAACCAGGTGTAGATGAGTCCGAGCACCGAATTGAATTTTCGATCTACTTCAAGAAATAGTATTAAACTATACCTAGACATCCTTTATGCCGGGCCTAACAAAGCCAGAAGCAGAAAAACCTAGGCCCAGGTCCAGCCTGGCCTGGCCGTCGGACCTAGAATTGAGGCCCATCCGGTGCGTCAGTGAAAAAGCACGGCGACCCTTGGGCCGGGGCTCTTCCCTAAATCGCAATTATAGCAGGCCCAGCCTTCGGGCTCAAAACCTAGTCCCAGGCTTGGCCCGCGGGCAGGGCCGGGCCCATAGGTGTGCACACTGTGCAGCCCGCACATGGCCCATAAATTTTATATAGGCCTATATACTGAGTGCTAGGAATTAGAAGGGAATCTGGGCCGCTGTCGCTGATTAGTTGAGCTCCTGGACTGGATCGCGGACATGCTAAAATCCACGTGGACGCGGCAGTTTCCAAAACCCGCAACTGTGGTGCTGCGGCGGCGGTGTGCAGGAGTAACAATGGAAACTTCATGGGCAGTTCAGCATTGGTGATACATGGGATAACTGATGCAGCAACATTAGAAGCTATTGCATGCAGGGAAGGTCTTGCTCTGGCACAAGATTTACTATTGACTGATTCTGTTATAGCATCGGACTCCGAGCAAGTAGTTATTGATATTAAGACAGCAAGCAATGGAAGCTACGGAGCAATCATCTCGGAAATTAGAAATCTTTTAGTAGGGTTCAATTGTAATATTACTTTCGAAAGCAGAGCGTCTAATAGCAATGCCGATAGGTTAGCTAAGTTTGCACACTCTTTGGATAGGGTAGGCATTTGTGGTTTCTGGAACCCCATGATTCTTTTTGTATCCCACTTAACGTGGTTTTTGAGCAATAAAAACTTGGTTAGCCCCTAAAAAAAGCAGATCATGGCTTTCACTAAAGAAAAAAAAACGCTCGATCATGGTCTGGTGAGCGTGCGTCGCTCGCATTTCCAACCAGCACCGCCTAACATTGCGACTTTGCGATGATCGCGAACAGACTTCCATCCCTACTCCGGTCCCTGCCGCCTCGCAATTCTTGAACGAATCAAAGTGAATAGCCTAATACCAGGAAAAATCAATCGCTATATTGACatacgaacacgtcacgtgtatcCTCGACGCCGGGGTGATGCACAGCAACTCACGTCGAAGGAAATTTGACCAACAACGCGATACGCAAGCCAATAGTTGGGCACTTTCGAGACCCGAAACCTCGcacacccgggagggaccctgtcAAGGAGCGCGACGGCTATGGGCTGCcttaggtcgattcgctcgcccctagagccttggGATTCACAGCTCTCAAACTCGAGgaacaacgaagaacgagagagaaaaacggtggagagataaaacatagatgaaaaagtAATATATTAATTTGTTCGAttatgtgttgttcaatcggccgtcacccccaacatatataaaaggcggctggacttcccgtacaagaaaatgaTTCGACTAGGCTCTCCTTACAtggaaaattacatcaattcacgtcctataTTTTCacttggatgactatattttcaatcggatgactatatttccactcggatggcAATCTTTTACGCGATtggtaagttttcactcggatggtaaccttttcactcggattttccgactgaaaacataacctgatcttgatttgcctctccaggTCGCATACGGCcttggattgagatgatttatatatgaaaatcgatcgtttcaacgagacgaagctttttcgtgttgaaggtttttcgattcaatgCCATCTTGATGGCCAAATGACTCGCGCGACCTATCAGATAAGGTGTCTGGTATCTCGCGTCATATTTTCGTTTAGGTTCAGCCTGGAGTGTATtgtctctaacttttgcatacaaattcggattgagatgatttatatatgaaaatcgatcgcctATACGAGAAGAAGACAATCCATGTAGAgcgctccttcatccgaggtcgtcttgAAGGCGTAACCGGCCGAAAAGCACTCGGAACAATAAATTCTGCCACTCGGAGTACAGTTTCGGCCCCTAAAATGGGGTCGGACgatgataacctaaacatcaaagttgttctaCTCGACgatgtgaaacttttcatgctgaaaaTCCTTTCACTCGAGGccatcttatttttctttttatgccgTGCCAAAATCTGATTGGTCTTTGATTGACCCTCTTCTCGGTTGGTCGTATGCTCGGCATCTCGAGTTCTCCATGTCTTCTTCTAGAAAAGGCCCCACCCATCATATTCCAGAGTACTTGCTGGGGTGCTACTGGAGCTGCACAGAGAAATATAATGGAGAAGGCCCACTAACACCAAAGCAGGAGCGCACTCTAGAACACggtagcaccttcatgggcccaaaATAGAAACAAGGAGAAGCTCGTGGAGCCTCGCTGGAAACCGAAAGATGACCAAACGCTCATCGATTGCAGAGTGCTCGAGACGCTTCAAGAGCACTGGAAGAAGATCTCTGGTAGCAGCGAGACGGCCGCGTTCGCCAACGCTCGCGTGGACTGGAAGGAGACCCCCGAGGCGCACGTCTTCAAGGCCGACCTCcctggtgtgaagaaggaggaggtcaaggtggaggtggaggacggcaACGTGCTCGTCGTcagcggcgagcgcaccaaggagaaggaggacaAGAACGACAAGTGGCACCGTGTGGAGCGCAGCAGCGGCAAGTTCGTCAGGCGCTTCCGCCTGCCGGAGGACGCCAAGGTGGAGGAGGTGAAGGCCGGGCTGGAGAACGGTGTGCTCACCGTCACCGTGCCCAAGGCAGAGGTCAAGAAGCCCCAGGTGAAGGCCATCGAAATCTCCGGCTGAGTGGACGCGTATCGTCGACGTATGATGATCTTTTGGGCCGGAGCCAGTTT is from Triticum aestivum cultivar Chinese Spring chromosome 3A, IWGSC CS RefSeq v2.1, whole genome shotgun sequence and encodes:
- the LOC123056666 gene encoding 16.9 kDa class I heat shock protein 1-like, whose product is MGSSALVIHGITDAATLEAIACREGLALAQDLLLTDSVIASDSEQVVIDIKTASNGSYGAIISEIRNLLVGFNSPSWAQNRNKEKLVEPRWKPKDDQTLIDCRVLETLQEHWKKISGSSETAAFANARVDWKETPEAHVFKADLPGVKKEEVKVEVEDGNVLVVSGERTKEKEDKNDKWHRVERSSGKFVRRFRLPEDAKVEEVKAGLENGVLTVTVPKAEVKKPQVKAIEISG